The nucleotide window ATAATTAATGATTCTAGCCCCTCAAGTAAGATTACataattaagtgaaaaataCTCGCGAGTCCCTACCAAAAAAAGCTccttaaaatacataaatctaTCAAAAAGCTCacatcttttaataaataattttctatatgAAAAAAGATTAAACTACTATTAATCATTTGATGTATCTGTTCACATTGCGCACCCCGTAACATTGTGCTTATAAATTGGCATGCCACTGCACCAGTACTGTGAGTTAAAAACATTATAAGAAGGCTCATTTATCACTAACAAAGCAAAGCTAATCAACAAACTGGGACTCACACGAAAAGCATGGACCATAATAACTTGTACCTCTCCCTCCTTCTCCTCTTCGTTTCTTTCGTGACCCTCTccctcttcttcctcttctacAAACACAGGTCTCCATTCGTGGCCCCGAACCTGCCACCTGGAGCAACCGGTTACCCGGTGATCGGGGAGAGCCTGGAGTTCCTGTCAACAGGATGGAAGGGTCATCCGGAGAAGTTCATCTTCGACCGGATGATCAGGTACTCCTCCCAACTGTTCAAGACCTCCATCTTCGGGGAACCCGCGGTCATATTCTGTGGGGCCACCTGCAACAAGTTCTTGTTCTCTAACGAGAACAAGCTTGTTGCAGCGTGGTGGCCCAACAGCGTCAACAAGGTGTTCCCCTCCACGCTTCAGAGCAACTCCAAAGAAGAGTCCAAAAAGATGAGGAAGTTGCTCCCTCAGTTCCTCAAGCCCGAGGCTCTCCAACGCTACGTTGGCATCATGGACACCATCGCTCAAAACCACTTCGCTTCCCTTTGGGACAACAAGACGGAACTCACCGTCTATCCCTTGGCTAAGAGGTCATACATTCATTCAttaataatcatatatatatatgtccacaaatttagattttgttctttaaatatataatactaaaaacacataaatattgtttttaagtTTTGTTCATGTTAATAACCATGGTTTTCAGTTGTATTGTGCAACTAGAAATGCAATATTACAAATTTTGCCGTTTACACAATCACACATTCCACTAATGCATCGGTGATCATAAtcgtttttttttgtgtgtgtgtgtgtatgcaaCAAGCTAGTTTCAAACCTATCATCACTAGACTGATTTTAGTAGATTAATCACAATTCAAGTaccttgtaatcaattaattaaagtgCATGAGTTAATTGATTTTATGCATATGCTTAAGTACAGGTACACGTTCTTGTTGGCTTGTCGTTTGTTTATGAGCGTTGAGGATGTGAATCACGTAGCAAAATTTGAGAACCCTTTTCACCTGTTGGCGTCTGGAATCATATCAGTGCCTATTGATCTTCCTGGAACGCCGTTCAACAAAGCAATCAAGGCAGCAAACGCAATCAGGAAGGAACTGTTAAAGATCATTAGACAGAGGAAGGTTGATTTAGCTGAAGGAAAAGCTTCACCAACACAAGACATTTTATCTCACATGTTGTTAACATGCAATGAGAATGGACAATTCATGAATGAATTGGATATTGCCGACAAGATTCTTGGCCTTTTGATTGGAGGCCATGACACTGCTAGTGCTGCATGCACTTTCATTGTCAAATATCTT belongs to Glycine soja cultivar W05 chromosome 5, ASM419377v2, whole genome shotgun sequence and includes:
- the LOC114413490 gene encoding beta-amyrin 28-monooxygenase-like: MDHNNLYLSLLLLFVSFVTLSLFFLFYKHRSPFVAPNLPPGATGYPVIGESLEFLSTGWKGHPEKFIFDRMIRYSSQLFKTSIFGEPAVIFCGATCNKFLFSNENKLVAAWWPNSVNKVFPSTLQSNSKEESKKMRKLLPQFLKPEALQRYVGIMDTIAQNHFASLWDNKTELTVYPLAKRYTFLLACRLFMSVEDVNHVAKFENPFHLLASGIISVPIDLPGTPFNKAIKAANAIRKELLKIIRQRKVDLAEGKASPTQDILSHMLLTCNENGQFMNELDIADKILGLLIGGHDTASAACTFIVKYLAELPHIYDSVYQEQMEIAKSKLPGELLNWDDINRMKYSWNVACEVMRIAPPLQGGFREAINDFIFNGFSIPKGWKLYWSANSTHKNPEYFPEPEKFDPTRFEGQGPAPFTFVPFGGGPRMCPGKEYARLEILVFMHNLVKRFKWEKLIPDEKIIVDPLPVPAKNLPIRLHPHKP